Proteins from a single region of Streptomyces sp. HUAS 15-9:
- a CDS encoding methylated-DNA--[protein]-cysteine S-methyltransferase has protein sequence MSTTRQHTVIDSPYGPLTLVADGGVLCGLYMTDQRHRPPEETFGDRDDTLFAETQEQLSAYFAGDLKEFTVELRLRGTQFQRSVWQQLTAIPYGETRTYGELADALGNPKASRAVGLANGRNPVGIIVPCHRVIGSTGSLIGYGGGLDRKRRLLDFERGTSLF, from the coding sequence ATGAGCACGACGAGACAGCACACCGTGATCGACAGCCCGTACGGCCCCCTGACGCTCGTCGCCGACGGCGGCGTCCTGTGCGGCCTCTACATGACCGACCAGCGCCACCGCCCGCCTGAGGAGACCTTCGGCGACCGCGACGACACGCTCTTCGCCGAGACGCAGGAACAGCTGTCGGCCTACTTCGCGGGCGATTTGAAGGAGTTCACGGTCGAACTACGGCTGCGGGGAACGCAGTTCCAGCGCAGTGTCTGGCAACAGCTGACCGCCATCCCCTACGGCGAGACCCGCACCTACGGCGAACTGGCGGACGCCCTCGGCAACCCCAAGGCATCCCGCGCAGTCGGCCTCGCCAACGGCCGCAACCCCGTCGGCATCATCGTCCCCTGCCACCGCGTCATCGGCTCCACCGGCAGCCTCATCGGCTACGGCGGCGGCCTGGACCGCAAGCGACGACTACTGGACTTCGAACGGGGAACGTCGCTGTTCTAG